The segment ATTCCATCTTCATTTACTTTGATTACTGGAGCAAGGGTCATTTTTCTGCCTCCATAACTTCACTGGCAAAGTCAACCAACATTTTTAGTATTGGATTTGTTTTCTCAATAATCATATACAGTTCCGGGTCATTGTGTACTGCTGCAAACTTCTGGATAAGAGGGTGAGTTTTGAGAACTTCAAGATCTTTCATCCTCACACCTCCGCACATGTTCCTTAATTGCAATTTCAGCTTCAGTCTTTATCGCACCGCGGAATTTTTTGTGTTTTTTGAAAGCATATTCCCGCAATAGCTGTGCAATTTCTGAATCGATTTTGATATCTGTTCGAGGCATAATAGACAGTTAGACCAACACAAATAAATAGATTTACAAGGTTATATTATAATAATACTAAAAATAACCTTAAAAGGGAATTAATAATGCCACGTGGTAAGAAAATATCATCGTTTGTGGACCTCTTGAATCGACCAGTATATCGAGAAATACGTGAACTGCTGAGGAAAGAAGGGCGATTGATGACAGCAAAAGAAATAAAAGAGAATCTTTTCCCTTTGCGAGCCGCATCCATATCTGCTTCGAAAGAACAAATGTACACCAATGAAAGATATTATCCTACAATGAAAGATCAGACATTAAATGTATACTTGAAAAAAATGTCTGATTTTGGTTTGATTGAAAAAATACAACTATCTGACAAAAGACGTTCCGCTTACCGAGCACTTACCTTTGAAAAAGAGTTCGAACTTCGAAAAACAGCACCTAAACCAAGTATAAAAGAAATGATACATGAGGTTGCTCCTGAAGATAGAGACCGTTTTAAAAGAAATGCTGTTAAAGGTAATCCTGAAAAAGGAACTATTGGTTCAGATGCACTGGTGATGATGAATCCTACTTATTTTGAAAAAGAAACGTCGGAGCAGCTCATCCTTGATGCAATAGACGAAGCAGTAAAGGCTATACATAAAGATTTAGTAACCACAGAACAAGATTGTGATGTAAAAGTTCATATGATTTCGGATAGGTTTAAAAGTGGTAAATATATATCTGCCTCGAATATAACTGGGGTGGATATATGTGTAAAAGTATTCCATGATTAATATCGTGCACTACATTACTGCATTTTAGCCAACAATTTCTTCCCTGCATCAGTATTCAAAGCCAACTGTAAAAGTTCTGGTATCACCTGTTCACATTCCTGTATTTGACCGAGTGCTTCACGGTTCAAGACAAGGGAGCACTGCGAACAGAACTTATCTTCAGGTCTCAATACATTGTTACATCGTGGACAAGCCTTAAGTGTCACATGCCTTTTATCTTTGGTCTTGAGACCATATTTCTCAAAGATCCGGTCGTTAATCTCATTGTCTGTGAAGTTCGCGTAGATCTTGAACATCTGCGTGGAACCACGAGACCAACCGGCCCTATGCTTGATCTCCTGTTCATTAAGGCCGTCAAGGATCCAGTTCGTGATAGCAAGATGACGGAAACTGTGAGGATTTACAGGTTTCTTGATACCAGCACGTCCCCCAATTTTAACGATGATAGTACGTGCCGTTTTGTAACTTAATGGTGTTCGGTTTTTGTCAAGAGTTACCCACAAAGGAGCATCATGATCCTCCTTGAATGGATGAACCGAAAGCCACTGGTTAAGGTAGCCTGTAGACCATGTTATAGGTATGCCTTTAGCAGCAGTTGATTTCTTACTCTTCGATGTTTTAGAGATGTACAAAATCGCACCATACTGATTGAACTCCACATTCTTGATGCGACAGGAAGCCAACGCACCAATTCTCATCCCGCTATCTGCAAGGACAGCAATTAAGGCCTTGTCGCGCGGATGGTTACAATAATCTAGCAGCTTATCAAGCTCATCCCGAGTAAGAAGATCTGATGGCTGGACAGGAGTCTCAATTGCCTTCAAAGTCATCTGTGCAATCCATTTCGGAGGCTCACCGTCATAGGCCCAGCGGAACAGCTTCTTAATTAATTTCTTGTGGTTTCGAATACCTCCAGCAGTGAGATTTTTCTCATCTTCAAGGTATATTAACAAACGATCAAAGTCGTCCTGATCCAATTGATCTAACCGCTTTTCAATGTCTATTGTGCGTAAATATTCAGCAGTACGCTTGCTATAATCGACATACCAGATAAGTGTCGTTTTTGCTAGCCCCTCCCGCCTGCAAGCAAGTACAAATCTCTCGATTAAATCGATGTTATCTTCACCAATATCGGCATTCTTGAGCCTTTCCATAGCACGTGTGAACCCTATGGAAGATTTGTGGACATCGTCAACATCTTGAGTCATATATACAGATAAGATGTATAGGAGTATAAACTTTTAGATGAAACTCCCACCGGGTCCGTTAGAATCAACAGATAGTCCTAATACGACTATCTTCTTTTTGTTTTTTTAAAATTGAACTTTTGAGATTCATCCATCCCAACATTCAATATTTAGGCTCTGAGCATTACAGATCAGTACACGATCAAACTTATTTGCAAAATGAGGTGTCATATTACACACCATCATTAATTTTTGAACATGGAAATCACTTTTAATTAGAGCTCCAGCCGATAACAACTAAGACATCCTGTTTTGTAAAAACTGAACTTTTGTATAAATAAAACGTCTAATGCACCTGTTTTAAAATCGTACATAAGTAAGTATTTAGATAAATCCAAATGATAAATATAAATACGTGTAGAAATACTTAGTTAACCACACAAAAAATTGGGTTTGAAAGAAATGGGGAAATTTTTGAACATCGGGATGTTCTCCTGGGAGAGTTTACACTCGATAAAAGTAGGCGGTATAGCACCGCATGTTTCCGAACTTGCGGAAGCTCTTGCTGAGAAGGGAAATTCAGTCCACATATTTACCAGAAATTCAGGACTTGAACCATATGAGAAAGTAAACGGAGTTCACTACCATCGTGTGGACTATTCTCTTGACGGGGGCATTGTCCAGCAAATGGACAGTATGTGCGATTCAATGTACTCAAGATTCCTTGATGTTACCGGGGAATATGGTAAGTTCGATATGTTGCATGTCCATGACTGGCATCCTGTCAATGTGGCCTCAAGGATAAGACATGAATTTGGTATACCCTTTATGTTCACATACCACAGTACCGAATGGGGAAGAAACGGTAACGTACACGGGGACTGGTGGGAAGCAAAGGAAATATCACACAGGGAATGGAAAGCCGGCTATGAATCTACAAAGGTAATCTCCACCTCACAACAACTTACAGATGAGATCAAGGTCCTGTACCAGATACCCGATGAGAAAATATCCATTATTCCAAACGGTATCTTCCATGGGAAGATCAAGAAGGAAGTTGATCCCGGTGAAGTGAAACAAAGATTGGGGATACATCCTCTTGCACCAGTTGTACTGTTCATAGGACGCATGAGCTACCAGAAAGGACCCGACTTGCTTGTTGAAGCGGTCCCGAAAGTGTTGGACCATCGCTGGGACACTCAGTTTGTCTTTATAGGTGAAGGTGAAATGCGCCCCCACTGTGAATATCTTGCAAATGCAGATAATGTTTCAGAACGTTGCCATTTTCTGGGGTATGCAGATGATGAAACAGCCAGGGATTGGTTCAATGCATGCGATATTCTCTGTGTCCCAAGCAGGAATGAACCTTTTGGAATAGTCGTTCTTGAGGGCTGGGATGCTGAAAGGAACATCGTTGCAACAGATGCTGTCCAGATAATAGACAATTTCGTTGATGGAGTACTTGTATACAAAAATCCAGAGTCTATTTCATGGGGCTTAAATTACGTGCTTGATGACCTCTCCAATGACAGCCTTAGAGAAACAGGTAAAGAGCTTATCGAGACAAAATTCAACTGGCACACAATTGCAGAAAAGACAATTGAAGCGTACAATTTGGATGAACAAAATGATTGGGTACCTGAGAAAACACTTGGAAAAGCAAAACTCTTTTGGTGGAAAATTGATAGTGATCTCAACCTTTTCATAAGCAAAGAATTTAGTTCACCAAATGGTAAGGTAAAAGTTGATAAACTCATCATGAAGGATGAATTGAGTAAATTGGATGCTTATATGACAGATGACCATTGGAAAGATCTGTCAAATAACGTATCAAGATTAAGGAATGGGACCGAAAAAGAAGGAATCGGCAAATTCCTTTATCATGATCTTAATTGGACTCAGACAGAATCTCAGCTATCAAGCCACATCGGATCAATATTCCATCAGGCCGGTGTTTGGGAATACAATGGAAAAAAGAGAGGGATCCAATTTAGAAAAGTAGCAGGCGATTGGCACAAGCTGATGAAATGTTACTATGGAGAATGCATTAAAGAACTTGGTGAAACAGACCAACATAATAGCGTTGATCTTAAGTGATCAACGCTTAAGATCCCAACTCATAATTTTACGGATTTATCAGATGCATTGCCCATTTCATCTCTTCAACTATTCTTTTTCATCAATATTCTTCCCGATAAATTTCATGCACCTGGGCCTGCCATAATTTAAAGATGGAAAATAGTTAGTCCTAAGTCGCTTTTTGAACTTTTATTTTGCTTTATATTAGCGTCGTATTTTAAAGGAAAAGAAAAACATCAAATTTAGCTGATGTTTGCACTCATTTTCTCCAGAGTATCGACCTCAGGCGAATAATGCTTATTATTGCCCATCTTAACCCTTTTTGAGATCTCAATTTCCATCTGCCTCATAAAATCATCCACGGTATTACCCATGAGAATTATGGGAAGCCCTTTCTTTTCCATCTCATCGAGGACCAGGGATGCATTATCACTTGCACTGAACTGCCGTGTTGGTGCCTTGAGATTCCTTGCGAACGGATCAGTT is part of the Methanococcoides orientis genome and harbors:
- a CDS encoding glycosyltransferase family 4 protein; protein product: MNIGMFSWESLHSIKVGGIAPHVSELAEALAEKGNSVHIFTRNSGLEPYEKVNGVHYHRVDYSLDGGIVQQMDSMCDSMYSRFLDVTGEYGKFDMLHVHDWHPVNVASRIRHEFGIPFMFTYHSTEWGRNGNVHGDWWEAKEISHREWKAGYESTKVISTSQQLTDEIKVLYQIPDEKISIIPNGIFHGKIKKEVDPGEVKQRLGIHPLAPVVLFIGRMSYQKGPDLLVEAVPKVLDHRWDTQFVFIGEGEMRPHCEYLANADNVSERCHFLGYADDETARDWFNACDILCVPSRNEPFGIVVLEGWDAERNIVATDAVQIIDNFVDGVLVYKNPESISWGLNYVLDDLSNDSLRETGKELIETKFNWHTIAEKTIEAYNLDEQNDWVPEKTLGKAKLFWWKIDSDLNLFISKEFSSPNGKVKVDKLIMKDELSKLDAYMTDDHWKDLSNNVSRLRNGTEKEGIGKFLYHDLNWTQTESQLSSHIGSIFHQAGVWEYNGKKRGIQFRKVAGDWHKLMKCYYGECIKELGETDQHNSVDLK
- a CDS encoding tyrosine-type recombinase/integrase is translated as MTQDVDDVHKSSIGFTRAMERLKNADIGEDNIDLIERFVLACRREGLAKTTLIWYVDYSKRTAEYLRTIDIEKRLDQLDQDDFDRLLIYLEDEKNLTAGGIRNHKKLIKKLFRWAYDGEPPKWIAQMTLKAIETPVQPSDLLTRDELDKLLDYCNHPRDKALIAVLADSGMRIGALASCRIKNVEFNQYGAILYISKTSKSKKSTAAKGIPITWSTGYLNQWLSVHPFKEDHDAPLWVTLDKNRTPLSYKTARTIIVKIGGRAGIKKPVNPHSFRHLAITNWILDGLNEQEIKHRAGWSRGSTQMFKIYANFTDNEINDRIFEKYGLKTKDKRHVTLKACPRCNNVLRPEDKFCSQCSLVLNREALGQIQECEQVIPELLQLALNTDAGKKLLAKMQ